The Vicinamibacterales bacterium DNA segment CCGGCCCGACAGGGTCTTCCGCCGGTCGTACTCGGACCACTCGACGAGATCGGGCACGAGATCGATCACGAAGCGTCCGCCCGGGCGCAGTACGCGGTGCACGGAGGCCAGAGCGGCGCGGAGATCGCGTTCCTGCGTGAGCGACTGCAGCACCCCGTACGGCGCCATGATCAGGTTGAACGAGCCGCGCCTGAACGGGAGGGCCCGCATGTCGCCGAGCAGCAGGGCAAGACGGCGCTGCAGACCGAAGCGGGACACCCGGCGTCGCGCCCGCGCCAGCATCGCCGGCGAGCGGTCGACCCCGGTGAGCGCGATGCCGTCGCGGGCGAGAGGGACGGCCACGCGGCCGGTACCCGTGCCGAGCTCGAGGATGCGCCCCTCGGCCGCCGCCGCCAGCCCCCGCCAGAAACCGACGTCGCGCCGCTTGATCGTCCGCGCGTTCTCCCAGTCGTAGAACGCCGCATAGGCGTCCCAGCCGTCGTCTCCGAGCCGCGTCGCCCCCGCCTCGCCGCGTGCGGCTGCAGGGCGGCCGGGGCGTCGGGGTGGCGGCATGGCGACGGAGTGTACCATCGCGATTTTCGCCAATCCTGTAATCGCCGATACAGATCCAGTCGTCCCGTCACTGACGAGGTTACCAGTAATGGGGTATACTGTCCTACAAAGTCTTTTAGTGAACTTCGTTTTCGACGTTCGTCAGCTGGCACCGAGATCTCAATGGAGCGGGATACGGTCGGGCGAACCCGGGGGGCGTAGAAGAGGGCTTCCTGGCCGGAAGTCATTGAAACGCAGCAGGTTTCGCTTGTGACCTCGACCAGCAAGGAGTATGATTCTAGAGGGGCTTTGCCCCATTCAGGACATCATTTATGAAGGTGGCGATGTGGCGCTCGCTGGCCCTGCTCACGTCCGTTCTCTGCTTTGGGAGCACCGCGGCGTTCACTGACACGCCCGACCGTCCCGACGCGAAGAAGACGGCCGTGGCACACGCACCCGGGGCACCGCGGCCGGTCGGCTCGCCAACGGGGAGCGTCGCGGCGATTGGCGGCCGCGCTGCCGTAGTCGTCGGCAACGCCTGGACGGCCGACAACGCGCCGATCAAGCAGGCCAGTCTGCGCCTGCGCGACGTCGTCAGCGGCAAGGTCGAGGCGGTGACGATCGCCAACGACGACGGCCGTTTCGTGTTCGAGGACGTGCCAGGCGGCAGTTATGCCGTCGAGCTGCTGAACGCGACCGGCCGTATCGAGGTGGTCGGCAACGTGTTCACGATCGCCCCCGGGGAAACCGTCGCGACGTTCGTCCGCACCGGCACGAAGGTCCCCTGGGTGCAGGGCTTCTTCAACAGCACGATGTCGGTGGTCACGGCGACGGCGGCGAGCGCGGGCGTTGCCGCACTCGCACCAGTGGCGCGTCCGGCCTCGGCCAAGCAGTAGCGCATGTTCGATACCCCGGAGATGCCCACGCCGCGGGGGGATCTGACCGCCACGCAGCTGCAGACGGCCTCCGGAAGCAGCACGTCGTCGATTCATGTGCTCGATCGCCTCAACGCGGTCTTCAAGCACCGCCGTCTCGCCTCCACCGCCTTCCTGATCGTCGTCGCGCTGATGATGATCCAGACGTATTCGACGACACCGATCTATCAGACAGAGTCGCGCATCCAGATCGACGACGAGAAGACGACGAACCTGTCCAACCTGAACAACCTCGATCTCTACTGGCAGGACGCCGCGGAGTACAAGAAGACGCAGTTCCAGATCCTCCACAGCCGCGCGCTGTCCGAGCGCGTCGTGAAGAAGATGGGGCTGATGGGGGAGAACGCGGCCGCCGCGCTGCCGCCGAAGCCTCACGATCCGATCTCGCTGATGCGCGACGCGCGGGTCGGCTTCAGCACCTGGCTGCGCGGGCTCTTCTCGGGTCGTGGCGCCGCGCCCGCCGACCCGAAACCCGCGTCGAATGCGGATGACGCCCGCCTCGACGACGTGGTGAACGTGTTTCTCGGCGGCATCCAGATCAAGCCCGATCCCGACACCCGCCTGGTCTACATCCAGTACACGCACTACGATCCACAGTTCGCCGCGCACGCCGCCAACACGATCGCCTCGGAATACATGGAGATGAATCTCGAGCACCGGCTCGAGAACATCGACAAGATGATCAAGTGGGTCAACGGCGAGGTCGACAAGCAGGGCGCGCTCCTCGAGCAGGGCGACCTGGCGCTGGCGAACTACCGCGGCTCGCACGACGCGCTCTCGCTGTCGCGACAGGACCTGATGGGCCAGCGGCTGTCGACGATTCAGGCGCAGCTCTCGCAGGCGCAGGCGACGCGGCAGCAGAAGCAGACCCTCTACGACCAGGTCAAGAGCGCCGATCCGGGCGACGACAACGCCGACGCCTTTCCGAGCGTTGGTGCGAACGGGGCGGTCGTCGACGCGAAGGCTGCATACCGCATCTCCCAGGGGAGACTGCAGGATCTGCAGCGCCAGGGATTCGGCGAGGGCTACGCACCGCTGGCGGCGGCGAAGACCGAGGTGGCCAACGCGCACGACAAGCTCGTCGCGGCTCGCCGTACGGTCATCGAGGCGATCAAGCAGGAATACCAGGGGGCGGCGATCGGCGAGCGCCAGGCGCAGGCGGCGCTCGAGCAGGCGAAGGGTGAGCAGGCCGGCCTGGATTTGAAGGCGGTCGACTACAACAAGCTCCAGCGCGAGGACGACGGGATCAGGAGCGTCTACAACTCGCTGCTGCAGCAGCAGAAGGAACTCTCGGTCGTCTCCAACAGCCGCCAGAACAACGTCTCGCTGATCGAACACGCGCAGGTGCCCACTGTGCCGATCGCGCCGCTGCCCCGTCGAGCCTGGATCTCGGCGATCCTGATGGGTGTGGTGATCGCCTTCGGCCTGGCCTTCGGCATCGAGTATCTCGACGATACCGTGAAAACGCCGGATGACATCACCCGCCGTCTGCGCATTCCGCTGCTCGGGCTGGTCCCGGCGATCCGCGGCGAGCGCGTGCCGCTCCTCACCGAGCCGGTGCCGCACGACTTCGGCGAGGCGTTCCGCTCTCTGCGCACCTCGCTCGTGTTCACCAGCGCCGCCGAGCACACGCGCATCATCGCGATCACCAGCTCGCAGCCGCTCGAAGGCAAGACGACGACCACCGCGAACCTGGCGCTCGCGCTGGCGCTCGGCGGCGCCCGCGTCCTCGTGCTCGACGCCGACATGCGGCGGCCCGGCCTGCACAAGAGTCTCGGCGTGCCGAACGAAATCGGGCTGTCGCACCTGCTCCAGGGCCAGGCGCGCGTGCGCGATGCCGTGCAGCGCACCGCCGAACCGAACCTGCTGATGATCTCGGCCGGCCGCACGCCGACCAATCCGTCGGAGCTGCTCGGCTCGGAGCGGATGAACAACTTCCTGATCAACCTCGAGCGCGGGCCGTTCGACTGGGTGATCATCGACACGCCGCCGGTGCTGGCCGTCACCGACGCGGTGATCCTGACGCCGAAACTCTCGGGGGTCGTGTTCGTCATCGGCTCGGAGATGACGCGTCTCGTGCACGCCGAGCGCGCGCTCGATACGATTCGCGCCAGCCGGCCGCGCACGTTGAGCGCGGTGCTCAACCGGGTTGACTTCGATCGCAACAAGTACTACTACTCGCGCTACTACGGGTACCAGTACAAGAGCTACTACGGACAATCGACGCAAGGCGCCGCCTGATCGCGCCGTAGCGGGCGCCATCACGCTGCTGGCGATCATCGGCTGGACGACGTTCGCGTTCGGAGGCGTCTACCTTTCGACACTCGCCGTGCCCGCCGTCCTCTGCCTCCTGCTCGCCGCCTGGTACCGTCCCTGGGTCTACGGCGGCGCACCAGTGCGGCCGCTCGACATCGCGCTCGGCGTCTACGCCCTCTTGACGGCGGCACAGCTGCTGCCGCTCCCACCGGCCGTGACCGGCGTGGCCGCACCGGCGCTCCGTCCGACGATGACGCAGCTCGACCTCGTCGTGCCCGCCTGGCTGCCGCTGAGCGTCGACGCGCGCTCCACCGCGGTGACGTTCCTCGTCAATGCCGCGCTGACGATCGTG contains these protein-coding regions:
- a CDS encoding class I SAM-dependent methyltransferase, translating into MPPPRRPGRPAAARGEAGATRLGDDGWDAYAAFYDWENARTIKRRDVGFWRGLAAAAEGRILELGTGTGRVAVPLARDGIALTGVDRSPAMLARARRRVSRFGLQRRLALLLGDMRALPFRRGSFNLIMAPYGVLQSLTQERDLRAALASVHRVLRPGGRFVIDLVPDLVEWSEYDRRKTLSGRMAPATTVTLIESVRQDARRGLTIFDQRYTTVRAGRREVRDFSLTFRTVSIPGMRERLERQGFAIDAVLGDYQGAPLDLRADVWIILARRR
- a CDS encoding carboxypeptidase-like regulatory domain-containing protein — protein: MKVAMWRSLALLTSVLCFGSTAAFTDTPDRPDAKKTAVAHAPGAPRPVGSPTGSVAAIGGRAAVVVGNAWTADNAPIKQASLRLRDVVSGKVEAVTIANDDGRFVFEDVPGGSYAVELLNATGRIEVVGNVFTIAPGETVATFVRTGTKVPWVQGFFNSTMSVVTATAASAGVAALAPVARPASAKQ
- a CDS encoding polysaccharide biosynthesis tyrosine autokinase — protein: MFDTPEMPTPRGDLTATQLQTASGSSTSSIHVLDRLNAVFKHRRLASTAFLIVVALMMIQTYSTTPIYQTESRIQIDDEKTTNLSNLNNLDLYWQDAAEYKKTQFQILHSRALSERVVKKMGLMGENAAAALPPKPHDPISLMRDARVGFSTWLRGLFSGRGAAPADPKPASNADDARLDDVVNVFLGGIQIKPDPDTRLVYIQYTHYDPQFAAHAANTIASEYMEMNLEHRLENIDKMIKWVNGEVDKQGALLEQGDLALANYRGSHDALSLSRQDLMGQRLSTIQAQLSQAQATRQQKQTLYDQVKSADPGDDNADAFPSVGANGAVVDAKAAYRISQGRLQDLQRQGFGEGYAPLAAAKTEVANAHDKLVAARRTVIEAIKQEYQGAAIGERQAQAALEQAKGEQAGLDLKAVDYNKLQREDDGIRSVYNSLLQQQKELSVVSNSRQNNVSLIEHAQVPTVPIAPLPRRAWISAILMGVVIAFGLAFGIEYLDDTVKTPDDITRRLRIPLLGLVPAIRGERVPLLTEPVPHDFGEAFRSLRTSLVFTSAAEHTRIIAITSSQPLEGKTTTTANLALALALGGARVLVLDADMRRPGLHKSLGVPNEIGLSHLLQGQARVRDAVQRTAEPNLLMISAGRTPTNPSELLGSERMNNFLINLERGPFDWVIIDTPPVLAVTDAVILTPKLSGVVFVIGSEMTRLVHAERALDTIRASRPRTLSAVLNRVDFDRNKYYYSRYYGYQYKSYYGQSTQGAA